The Impatiens glandulifera chromosome 3, dImpGla2.1, whole genome shotgun sequence genome contains a region encoding:
- the LOC124932863 gene encoding protein NIM1-INTERACTING 1: protein MDGENKKRKMINDIKEEEEEEEDEEEKVKKFFALIKKAGEARKHIIKTNEQERNKIKPWKPAFEPQDFIEGDTDHQKLKEEGILMAAINAKSPGPSKRKKEPKEDEDNHHAGLDLNLSL, encoded by the coding sequence ATGGATGGAGAGAACAAAAAGAGGAAGATGATAAATGATAtcaaagaagaagaggaagaagaagaagatgaagaagaaaaagtgaAGAAGTTCTTTGCATTGATAAAGAAAGCAGGAGAAGCACGTAAACACATTATCAAAACAAACGAACAAGAAAGGAACAAGATCAAACCTTGGAAACCAGCATTTGAACCTCAGGATTTCATTGAAGGAGATACCGATCATCAAAAGCTTAAAGAAGAAGGAATATTAATGGCTGCCATTAATGCTAAATCTCCAGGACCTTCCAAAAGGAAGAAAGAACCTAAAGAAGATGAAGACAATCATCATGCAGGACTAGATCTTAATCTTtctttgtaa
- the LOC124932432 gene encoding zinc finger CCCH domain-containing protein 3 → MPLGKYHCDYCDKQFQDTPSARKRHLQGIQHKRAKAFWFDSFRDPNLVNPETSIGNAVCHRFMRTGSCQYGDLCKYYHPKQNLQTMNPTSVSQGEGSSREGDVMVEKLGVSWGNLPPSLKPPLPENGYSSLPLVDWG, encoded by the exons ATGCCGTTAGGTAAATACCACTGTGATTACTGCGACAAGCAATTCCAAGACACTCCCTCTGCTCGCAAACGACATCTTCAAGGCATCCAGCACAAGCGTGCTAAAGCATTTTGGTTCGATTCATTCCGAG ATCCGAATCTCGTCAATCCAGAAACATCCATCGGAAATGCAGTCTGCCACCGTTTTATGAGAACA GGATCATGCCAGTATGGAGACTTATGCAAGTATTATCATCCAAAGCAGAACCTGCAAACTATGAATCCTACTTCAGTTTCTCAAG GTGAAGGATCATCTAGAGAAGGAGATGTTATGGTAGAGAAATTAGGAGTTTCATGGGGCAATTTACCTCCATCTCTTAAACCACCACTACCTGAAAATGGGTATTCATCTCTTCCTTTAGTTGATTGGGGatga
- the LOC124932431 gene encoding pyrrolidone-carboxylate peptidase, which produces MGSEAPPAVTVHVTGFKKFHGVSDNPTETIANNLKEYMKKKGFPKGLILGSCSILETAGQGAVVPLYQTLRSSVSTTKESESSNQQRIIWIHFGVNSGATRFAIEKQAVNEATFRCPDEMGWKPQKVAIVPADGAITVKRETTLPVEEMTKSLAKMGYEVVTSDDAGRFVCNYVYYHSLRFAEQNGVKSLFVHVPLFSTIDEETQMQFTASLLEVLAAY; this is translated from the exons ATGGGATCAGAAGCGCCTCCTGCAGTTACAGTTCACGTGACGGGTTTTAAGAAATTTCATGGAGTTTCAGATAATCCAACAGAAACAATTGCTAATAATTTAAAGGAATATATGAAGAAGAAAGGGTTTCCAAAAGGTTTAATTCTGGGAAGTTGTAGTATTCTTGAGACTGCTGGACAAGGAGCCGTCGTACCATTGTACCAGACGCTTCGATCTTCTGTTAGCACAACGAAGGAATCTGAATCGTCGAACCAACAGAGAATCATTTGG ATACACTTTGGAGTTAATAGTGGGGCTACAAGGTTTGCCATAGAAAAACAAGCTGTCAATGAGGCCACTTTCCGTTGCCCAGATGAGATGGGATGGAAACCTCAA AAAGTAGCCATTGTACCTGCGGATGGTGCGATAACAGTAAAACGAGAG ACTACACTTCCTGTCGAGGAAATGACAAAGTCATTGGCGAAAATGGGTTATGAGGTAGTTACATCGGATGATGCGGGCAGATTCGTTTGCAACTATGTGTACTATCACTCGCTCCGATTTGCAGAGCAAAACGGGGTAAAATCTCTGTTTGTACATGTTCCTCTGTTCTCGACGATTGATGAAGAGACACAAATGCAATTTACTGCTTCACTGTTGGAGGTATTGGCTGCTTATTAA